Proteins encoded together in one Bombus pascuorum chromosome 16, iyBomPasc1.1, whole genome shotgun sequence window:
- the LOC132915141 gene encoding uncharacterized protein LOC132915141 isoform X1 has protein sequence MRQVSNVDTIDNFELSISFKLNCTLLSIMTSFYDNYDYYKKMLELQEKLRKSEEERIRLEERFKILVQESRNRHDACINRLRLRYIEFLEEQRTRDERNHKLLEALDRVDNSLALMTAKTDRLNVLRKQYEAYLRRIYTVPSPSTNIIDDSNVTNQSEDRYLRRDVIVQQISPEVENTLSPRLLRLNGQKNRSISPTASKLAKSAQNMCYDYYQRNNAQPITLNQQINNKNILRSYSSIPQDNELIQQPTTQNVSPQNFQQKRSYVQIDPNLHIPYASPGRSCSLNQQTTSHFNSSKPLLERMEIPQTMSQFTVPERTDCSMSQYKLLDVSPNRFAPMTLHHVHSSSVAQPYQPKSNRALLHDTETQTRTIDISPSEISSVYRTMPVSEERNLCGMSSLNKSPILSKQTSPRYFDYSWRKSDHFKSRHKSVSGTCVRPLTTSDVDNMIRRYKCFTPETSTNARLSMGARQSADEDESRTATIVENELDRYIDKIRKLHRDLDAQSLEEIDQEQTMGGNMLNVSLSDDNLSEILPGEDQFKENLPKKIEKVLALADDLASRSVDLNVANEPGKERMDRNRNVDLVQTTKSGVPTSERNYVAFSDTRNGCKTSVTLAKDEISRDIILQETKLDSHQYIENSRKESLRNLSNTLEHYERQLPKVEIDDHVDFAVSSTDKVTKQDTKSIMSENREGEENSEKDINIYMAAESNLNEYSFGTLEELEPWDMDVLQKRIREVDLTNEAKNQFGKTEVVIDSLNQDDVEQIESSNEVETMENKGDKKGSSEDSHRKDVDLNITEDELKQKSTECLVSKEELTSKHEIEVSEASASQDQKEEYKDNGYTNDKAVIQNIKPALDQTDEQNEPNCEQKQASNEINPTTVTAQDNEQDYGYTNQNYYEDSNQVHNYTQNYEAEYTGLNEEYNYDQNASYENNQSENYDQNMLYNADQKQNYNPNVSYETNQDENYNSNVLYDTNEEQNYDLNSSYKTGQDQNYEQNVYEDNQNQNQEYQEYVNQEYIQGSNEQYGEYAGEQYGSENQYEHDTNMQYQEDANQQYAYDYDQQYETKEQSDTNINQSFACPDYDSNQAQLIQEEDQQNQERKDLQEEPKYEEAEGKVDTAQGKNEILSSENGTKKKKDVIKSLLDSDTDSTIERNVSNTESDFDFN, from the exons ATGCGCCAAGTATCGAACGTCGATACAATCGATAATTTTGAACTTTCAATTAGTTTCAAGTTAAATTGTACATTGTTATCAATCATGACATcgttttatgataattatgattattataaaaaaatgctGGAACTACAGgaaaaattacgtaaaag tgaagaagaaagaataagaTTAGAAGAGAGATTTAAAATACTCGTACAAGAATCTCGTAATAG GCATGATGCGTGTATAAATCGATTGCGTTTAAGATATATAGAGTTTTTAGAAGAACAACGTACAAGAGATGAAAGAAATCATAAACTTCTTGAAGCATTGGATAGAGTAGATAATAGCCTTGCATTGATGACTGCAAAAACAGATAGACTTAATGTTCTTAGA aaacaaTATGAAGCTTATCTTCGTCGTATCTATACAGTCCCTAGTCCGTCGACGAATATTATTGATGACAGCAATGTGACGAATCAAAGTGAAGATAGGTATTTAAGGAGAGATGTCATCGTGCAACAAATCTCCCCCGAAGTAGAAAATACTTTATCGCCTCGGTTGCTACGGTTGAACGGTCAAAAGAACCGATCGATTTCTCCAACTGCATCGAAATTAGCTAAATCAGCCCAAAATATGTGTTACGACTATTATCAACGAAATAATGCGCAACCAATAACTTTAAATCAGCAGATAAACaacaagaatattttacgatcgtATTCATCGATTCCACAAGATAATGAATTGATACAACAACCAACAACGCAGAACGTATCGCCacaaaattttcaacaaaagcGATCGTATGTTCAAATTGATCCAAATTTACACATTCCATATGCGTCACCAGGTCGATCGTGTTCGTTGAATCAACAAACTACTTCGCATTTTAACTCCAGCAAACCCTTGTTGGAACGAATGGAAATACCTCAAACTATGTCGCAGTTTACGGTTCCAGAACGTACCGACTGTAGCATGTCACAGTATAAGTTGTTGGATGTGTCTCCAAATCGATTTGCTCCGATGACTTTACATCATGTTCATTCGTCATCAGTTGCGCAACCTTACCAACCAAAAAGTAATAGAGCATTGTTACATGATACGGAAACACAGACAAGAACCATCGATATATCCCCGAGTGAAATATCTTCAGTTTATAGGACTATGCCAGTGTCTGAGGAACGAAATCTATGCGGTATGTCTTCGCTAAACAAATCTCcaattttatcaaaacaaACTTCCCCGCGTTACTTTGATTACTCTTGGAGGAAATCTGATCATTTCAAATCAAGGCACAAATCTGTTAGCGGTACTTGCGTGCGCCCGCTAACTACCTCCGACGTCGACAATATGATAAGACGATACAAATGTTTTACCCCAGAAACTTCCACCAATGCGAGGCTGTCGATGGGTGCCAGACAATCCGCGGATGAAGATGAAAGTAGAACAGCAACGATCGTAGAGAACGAGTTGGATAGGTACATCGATAAAATTCGGAAACTTCACCGAGACCTTGATGCGCAAAGTTTAGAGGAAATCGATCAGGAGCAGACTATGGGCGGTAATATGCTTAACGTTTCTTTGTCCGATGATAATTTGTCGGAGATTCTTCCTGGCGAAGatcaatttaaagaaaatcttcctaaaaaaattgagaaagttTTAGCATTGGCGGATGATCTTGCGTCTAGATCGGTGGATCTGAACGTTGCCAACGAGCCTGGAAAAGAACGCAtggatagaaatagaaatgtcGATTTAGTTCAAACCACGAAGAGCGGCGTACCGACTTCAGAAAGGAACTACGTTGCATTTTCGGATACACGCAACGGCTGTAAAACATCGGTTACGCTTGCAAAAGACGAAATTAGCAGGGATATTATATTACAGGAGACGAAATTAGATTCACAtcaatatattgaaaattctaGGAAAGAGAGTCTCAGGAATCTAAGTAACACACTGGAACATTATGAACGACAATTACCAAAAGTGGAAATAGACGACCACGTTGATTTCGCCGTTTCATCAACTGATAAAGTTACGAAACAAGACACTAAGAGTATTATGTCCGAAAATagagaaggagaagagaaTAGTGAAAaagacataaatatttatatggcAGCAGAATCAAATCTTAATGAGTATTCGTTTGGTACTTTAGAAGAATTAGAACCATGGGATATGGATGTTTTACAGAAACGAATAAGAGAAGTAGATTTAACTAACGAAGCTAAAAATCAATTTGGTAAAACAGAAGTTGTTATTGATAGTTTAAATCAAGATGACGTAGAACAAATTGAATCTTCAAATGAAGTAGAAACTATGGAAAATAAAGGAGATAAGAAAGGTTCTAGCGAAGATTCGCATAGAAAAGATGTAGATTTGAATATTACGGAGGATgaactaaaacaaaaaagtACCGAATGTCTTGTATCAAAAGAAGAGCTTACGAGTAAACACGAAATAGAAGTAAGCGAGGCTTCTGCTTCACAAGACCAGAAAGAAGAATACAAAGATAATGGTTATACGAACGATAAGGCTGtcattcaaaatataaaaccaGCACTAGATCAGACTGATGAACAGAATGAACCTAACTGTGAGCAAAAACAAGCatctaatgaaattaatcCTACAACTGTTACAGCTCAAGATAATGAACAAGATTATGGTTATACTAATCAAAATTACTACGAAGATTCTAATCAAGTACATAATTACACGCAAAATTATGAAGCGGAATATACTGGTTTGAACGAGGAATATAATTACGATCAAAATGCGTCGTATGAGAATAATCAAAGTGAAAATTACGATCAAAATATGTTGTATAACGCCGACCAAAAGCAAAATTACAATCCAAATGTTTCGTACGAAACTAATCAAgatgaaaattacaattcaAATGTATTATATGATACCAATGAAGAACAAAATTACGACCTAAACTCATCATATAAAACCGGTCAAGATCAGAATTACGAACAAAACGTGTATGAGGATaatcaaaatcaaaatcaaGAATATCAAGAATATGTTAATCAGGAATATATACAAGGTTCGAACGAGCAATACGGAGAATATGCAGGCGAACAATACGGTTCTGAAAATCAGTATGAACACGATACCAACATGCAGTACCAAGAAGACGCGAATCAACAATATGCGTACGATTATGATCAACAATACGAAACCAAGGAACAGAGTGACACCAACATAAATCAATCCTTTGCATGTCCTGATTACGACTCTAATCAAGCGCAACTTATACAGGAAGAAGATCAGCAAAATCAAGAACGTAAAGACTTACAAGAAGAGCCAAAATATGAAGAAGCAGAGGGAAAAGTTGATACAGCCCAGGGCAAAAATGAGATACTATCTTCTGAGAATgggacgaagaaaaagaaagatgtaaTCAAATCTTTATTGGATTCTGATACAGACAGCACTATCGAAAGGAACGTTTCAAATACGGAAAGTGATTTTGACTTTAATTGA
- the LOC132915141 gene encoding uncharacterized protein LOC132915141 isoform X2 — protein sequence MIIMIIIKKCWNYRKNYVKDKSLYMFVNNCYSEEERIRLEERFKILVQESRNRHDACINRLRLRYIEFLEEQRTRDERNHKLLEALDRVDNSLALMTAKTDRLNVLRKQYEAYLRRIYTVPSPSTNIIDDSNVTNQSEDRYLRRDVIVQQISPEVENTLSPRLLRLNGQKNRSISPTASKLAKSAQNMCYDYYQRNNAQPITLNQQINNKNILRSYSSIPQDNELIQQPTTQNVSPQNFQQKRSYVQIDPNLHIPYASPGRSCSLNQQTTSHFNSSKPLLERMEIPQTMSQFTVPERTDCSMSQYKLLDVSPNRFAPMTLHHVHSSSVAQPYQPKSNRALLHDTETQTRTIDISPSEISSVYRTMPVSEERNLCGMSSLNKSPILSKQTSPRYFDYSWRKSDHFKSRHKSVSGTCVRPLTTSDVDNMIRRYKCFTPETSTNARLSMGARQSADEDESRTATIVENELDRYIDKIRKLHRDLDAQSLEEIDQEQTMGGNMLNVSLSDDNLSEILPGEDQFKENLPKKIEKVLALADDLASRSVDLNVANEPGKERMDRNRNVDLVQTTKSGVPTSERNYVAFSDTRNGCKTSVTLAKDEISRDIILQETKLDSHQYIENSRKESLRNLSNTLEHYERQLPKVEIDDHVDFAVSSTDKVTKQDTKSIMSENREGEENSEKDINIYMAAESNLNEYSFGTLEELEPWDMDVLQKRIREVDLTNEAKNQFGKTEVVIDSLNQDDVEQIESSNEVETMENKGDKKGSSEDSHRKDVDLNITEDELKQKSTECLVSKEELTSKHEIEVSEASASQDQKEEYKDNGYTNDKAVIQNIKPALDQTDEQNEPNCEQKQASNEINPTTVTAQDNEQDYGYTNQNYYEDSNQVHNYTQNYEAEYTGLNEEYNYDQNASYENNQSENYDQNMLYNADQKQNYNPNVSYETNQDENYNSNVLYDTNEEQNYDLNSSYKTGQDQNYEQNVYEDNQNQNQEYQEYVNQEYIQGSNEQYGEYAGEQYGSENQYEHDTNMQYQEDANQQYAYDYDQQYETKEQSDTNINQSFACPDYDSNQAQLIQEEDQQNQERKDLQEEPKYEEAEGKVDTAQGKNEILSSENGTKKKKDVIKSLLDSDTDSTIERNVSNTESDFDFN from the exons atgataattatgattattataaaaaaatgctGGAACTACAGgaaaaattacgtaaaag ACAAGTCATTGTATATGTTTGTAAACAACTGTTACagtgaagaagaaagaataagaTTAGAAGAGAGATTTAAAATACTCGTACAAGAATCTCGTAATAG GCATGATGCGTGTATAAATCGATTGCGTTTAAGATATATAGAGTTTTTAGAAGAACAACGTACAAGAGATGAAAGAAATCATAAACTTCTTGAAGCATTGGATAGAGTAGATAATAGCCTTGCATTGATGACTGCAAAAACAGATAGACTTAATGTTCTTAGA aaacaaTATGAAGCTTATCTTCGTCGTATCTATACAGTCCCTAGTCCGTCGACGAATATTATTGATGACAGCAATGTGACGAATCAAAGTGAAGATAGGTATTTAAGGAGAGATGTCATCGTGCAACAAATCTCCCCCGAAGTAGAAAATACTTTATCGCCTCGGTTGCTACGGTTGAACGGTCAAAAGAACCGATCGATTTCTCCAACTGCATCGAAATTAGCTAAATCAGCCCAAAATATGTGTTACGACTATTATCAACGAAATAATGCGCAACCAATAACTTTAAATCAGCAGATAAACaacaagaatattttacgatcgtATTCATCGATTCCACAAGATAATGAATTGATACAACAACCAACAACGCAGAACGTATCGCCacaaaattttcaacaaaagcGATCGTATGTTCAAATTGATCCAAATTTACACATTCCATATGCGTCACCAGGTCGATCGTGTTCGTTGAATCAACAAACTACTTCGCATTTTAACTCCAGCAAACCCTTGTTGGAACGAATGGAAATACCTCAAACTATGTCGCAGTTTACGGTTCCAGAACGTACCGACTGTAGCATGTCACAGTATAAGTTGTTGGATGTGTCTCCAAATCGATTTGCTCCGATGACTTTACATCATGTTCATTCGTCATCAGTTGCGCAACCTTACCAACCAAAAAGTAATAGAGCATTGTTACATGATACGGAAACACAGACAAGAACCATCGATATATCCCCGAGTGAAATATCTTCAGTTTATAGGACTATGCCAGTGTCTGAGGAACGAAATCTATGCGGTATGTCTTCGCTAAACAAATCTCcaattttatcaaaacaaACTTCCCCGCGTTACTTTGATTACTCTTGGAGGAAATCTGATCATTTCAAATCAAGGCACAAATCTGTTAGCGGTACTTGCGTGCGCCCGCTAACTACCTCCGACGTCGACAATATGATAAGACGATACAAATGTTTTACCCCAGAAACTTCCACCAATGCGAGGCTGTCGATGGGTGCCAGACAATCCGCGGATGAAGATGAAAGTAGAACAGCAACGATCGTAGAGAACGAGTTGGATAGGTACATCGATAAAATTCGGAAACTTCACCGAGACCTTGATGCGCAAAGTTTAGAGGAAATCGATCAGGAGCAGACTATGGGCGGTAATATGCTTAACGTTTCTTTGTCCGATGATAATTTGTCGGAGATTCTTCCTGGCGAAGatcaatttaaagaaaatcttcctaaaaaaattgagaaagttTTAGCATTGGCGGATGATCTTGCGTCTAGATCGGTGGATCTGAACGTTGCCAACGAGCCTGGAAAAGAACGCAtggatagaaatagaaatgtcGATTTAGTTCAAACCACGAAGAGCGGCGTACCGACTTCAGAAAGGAACTACGTTGCATTTTCGGATACACGCAACGGCTGTAAAACATCGGTTACGCTTGCAAAAGACGAAATTAGCAGGGATATTATATTACAGGAGACGAAATTAGATTCACAtcaatatattgaaaattctaGGAAAGAGAGTCTCAGGAATCTAAGTAACACACTGGAACATTATGAACGACAATTACCAAAAGTGGAAATAGACGACCACGTTGATTTCGCCGTTTCATCAACTGATAAAGTTACGAAACAAGACACTAAGAGTATTATGTCCGAAAATagagaaggagaagagaaTAGTGAAAaagacataaatatttatatggcAGCAGAATCAAATCTTAATGAGTATTCGTTTGGTACTTTAGAAGAATTAGAACCATGGGATATGGATGTTTTACAGAAACGAATAAGAGAAGTAGATTTAACTAACGAAGCTAAAAATCAATTTGGTAAAACAGAAGTTGTTATTGATAGTTTAAATCAAGATGACGTAGAACAAATTGAATCTTCAAATGAAGTAGAAACTATGGAAAATAAAGGAGATAAGAAAGGTTCTAGCGAAGATTCGCATAGAAAAGATGTAGATTTGAATATTACGGAGGATgaactaaaacaaaaaagtACCGAATGTCTTGTATCAAAAGAAGAGCTTACGAGTAAACACGAAATAGAAGTAAGCGAGGCTTCTGCTTCACAAGACCAGAAAGAAGAATACAAAGATAATGGTTATACGAACGATAAGGCTGtcattcaaaatataaaaccaGCACTAGATCAGACTGATGAACAGAATGAACCTAACTGTGAGCAAAAACAAGCatctaatgaaattaatcCTACAACTGTTACAGCTCAAGATAATGAACAAGATTATGGTTATACTAATCAAAATTACTACGAAGATTCTAATCAAGTACATAATTACACGCAAAATTATGAAGCGGAATATACTGGTTTGAACGAGGAATATAATTACGATCAAAATGCGTCGTATGAGAATAATCAAAGTGAAAATTACGATCAAAATATGTTGTATAACGCCGACCAAAAGCAAAATTACAATCCAAATGTTTCGTACGAAACTAATCAAgatgaaaattacaattcaAATGTATTATATGATACCAATGAAGAACAAAATTACGACCTAAACTCATCATATAAAACCGGTCAAGATCAGAATTACGAACAAAACGTGTATGAGGATaatcaaaatcaaaatcaaGAATATCAAGAATATGTTAATCAGGAATATATACAAGGTTCGAACGAGCAATACGGAGAATATGCAGGCGAACAATACGGTTCTGAAAATCAGTATGAACACGATACCAACATGCAGTACCAAGAAGACGCGAATCAACAATATGCGTACGATTATGATCAACAATACGAAACCAAGGAACAGAGTGACACCAACATAAATCAATCCTTTGCATGTCCTGATTACGACTCTAATCAAGCGCAACTTATACAGGAAGAAGATCAGCAAAATCAAGAACGTAAAGACTTACAAGAAGAGCCAAAATATGAAGAAGCAGAGGGAAAAGTTGATACAGCCCAGGGCAAAAATGAGATACTATCTTCTGAGAATgggacgaagaaaaagaaagatgtaaTCAAATCTTTATTGGATTCTGATACAGACAGCACTATCGAAAGGAACGTTTCAAATACGGAAAGTGATTTTGACTTTAATTGA